One Parashewanella spongiae genomic window, TAGCAATGTGACTGTATCTCTTTTCTATCACCCTTATTCACGTTTTGAGAAATTGCCAGTTCCGCTGCGTACATTGCCATATCTTCAATAGGGTAACTGAGAGTAGTGAGTTTGGGCTGACTATAGCGAGCCAATATGACATCGTCGAAACCGATAACAGAAATATCTTCGGGTATTTTTATCCCCTTGTCGATGAGTGTCGCGATTATACCCATTGCCATAGCGTCATTATATGCAAAAACAGCATCAAATGATTGCTTTTCGTTTAACAGAGCGCTTGCTGCAAGCTCTCCACCTTGTTGATTTGGTGTGTGGTTTATTTCTTTGCTATAAACATTCGTATCGAGAGAAGCAAGGTAATCATTAAAACCGCGTTTACGTTCGATAGGATCATTAATATCTAAATTACTGTTTGCAATAGCAATGCTCACAGCACCTTTTGAAATGAGGTGTTGGGCCGCTAACTGCCCGCCTGCATAGTTATCTAACCAAATACATTTGTGCTC contains:
- a CDS encoding LacI family DNA-binding transcriptional regulator is translated as MATIKDVAQLANVSVATVSRVVNGSNKVGKKTLEKVKSAMLELSYRPNANARDLVTKRSSTLGVVVPDVSDPFFACLASGVDTIAKKHQLQLLLSTGGQDADSERKAIELLLARRCEVMVVHSKKISDNELMALSKQAAGLIIINRLIPGLEHKCIWLDNYAGGQLAAQHLISKGAVSIAIANSNLDINDPIERKRGFNDYLASLDTNVYSKEINHTPNQQGGELAASALLNEKQSFDAVFAYNDAMAMGIIATLIDKGIKIPEDISVIGFDDVILARYSQPKLTTLSYPIEDMAMYAAELAISQNVNKGDRKEIQSHCYLPKLIERFSS